The following proteins come from a genomic window of Sphaerisporangium rubeum:
- the egtC gene encoding ergothioneine biosynthesis protein EgtC, with amino-acid sequence MAWVGAPRTLATLLDGDAGLIRQSYAPRLQRHGAVNADGFGAGWYAPRRAEPVRYRRAVPIWTDANLPGLAAVAASGCMVAAVRSATAGSAVEESSTAPFTHGPWLLSHNGRVAPPAVRPLLRGLDPESGTDSAWLAAAVFARLAAGTPLAEAVAEVVTLTAAADPAARLNLIVADGGQVAATAWGDTLFVHLTGGVLIASEPLDHEEGWRSVPDRHLVHATPDGVVTSPLAIPVTP; translated from the coding sequence GTGGCGTGGGTCGGGGCCCCGCGGACGCTCGCCACGCTGCTGGACGGCGACGCGGGCCTGATCCGCCAGTCGTACGCGCCGCGATTGCAACGCCACGGCGCCGTCAACGCCGACGGGTTCGGCGCCGGGTGGTACGCGCCGCGGCGGGCCGAGCCCGTGCGGTACCGGCGGGCCGTGCCGATCTGGACCGACGCCAACCTGCCGGGGCTCGCCGCCGTGGCCGCGTCCGGATGCATGGTCGCCGCCGTGCGGTCCGCGACCGCGGGCAGTGCCGTGGAGGAGTCGTCGACGGCGCCGTTCACCCACGGGCCGTGGCTGCTCAGCCACAACGGCCGGGTCGCGCCGCCGGCGGTGCGACCCCTGCTGCGCGGCCTCGACCCCGAGAGCGGCACCGACTCGGCGTGGCTGGCCGCCGCGGTGTTCGCGCGCCTCGCCGCCGGGACGCCGCTCGCCGAGGCCGTCGCCGAGGTGGTCACCCTGACCGCGGCGGCCGATCCCGCCGCGCGGCTCAACCTGATCGTCGCCGACGGCGGCCAGGTCGCCGCCACCGCCTGGGGTGACACCCTGTTCGTCCACCTCACCGGCGGCGTGCTGATCGCCAGCGAGCCGCTCGACCACGAGGAGGGATGGCGCTCGGTACCCGACCGCCATCTGGTCCACGCCACCCCCGACGGCGTGGTGACCAGCCCGCTCGCGATCCCTGTGACCCCCTGA
- the egtD gene encoding L-histidine N(alpha)-methyltransferase yields MYTVDLLGPGDHRAVLAREVRAGLADSPKWLSPTWFYDAAGSELYTRITRLPEYYQARTETAILRDNAADVAARTRAETLVELGSGTSEKTVPLLDALGAAGTLRTYSPVDVDAVTLDAAARRVAEAYPGLAVWAVRADFQRHLGRLPRIGRRLVAFLGGTVGNLSAEARETFWRELCGTLAPGDAVLAGADLVKDTGRLVAAYDDAAGVTAAFNRNALNVLNRELGADFEPRAFEHVALYDATSQRIEMRLRATRAMRVVIGALGMVVEFRAGEEMRTEISAKFHRYRLERELTRAGFALGAWYTDPAKDFALVLAHVPEDPARPGTVTERGPSRTRRA; encoded by the coding sequence CTGTACACGGTCGACCTCCTCGGCCCCGGCGACCACCGGGCCGTCCTCGCGCGCGAGGTACGCGCCGGGCTGGCCGACTCTCCCAAATGGCTGTCCCCGACGTGGTTCTACGACGCCGCGGGGAGCGAGCTCTACACCCGGATCACCCGGCTGCCGGAGTACTACCAGGCACGCACCGAGACGGCGATCCTGCGGGACAACGCCGCGGACGTCGCCGCGCGGACCCGCGCCGAGACGCTGGTGGAGCTCGGCTCCGGCACCAGCGAGAAAACCGTGCCGCTGCTCGACGCGCTCGGCGCGGCCGGCACGCTGCGGACGTACTCACCGGTGGACGTGGACGCCGTCACCCTGGACGCCGCGGCGAGGCGTGTCGCGGAGGCGTATCCGGGGCTGGCGGTGTGGGCCGTGCGGGCCGACTTCCAGCGCCACCTCGGCAGGCTGCCGCGCATCGGACGGCGGCTGGTCGCGTTCCTCGGCGGGACCGTGGGGAACCTGAGCGCCGAGGCGCGGGAGACGTTCTGGCGTGAGCTGTGCGGCACGCTGGCGCCGGGGGACGCGGTGCTGGCCGGCGCGGACCTGGTGAAGGACACCGGACGGCTCGTCGCGGCCTACGACGACGCCGCAGGGGTGACCGCGGCGTTCAACCGCAACGCGCTGAACGTGCTGAACCGCGAACTCGGCGCGGACTTCGAGCCGCGGGCCTTCGAGCACGTGGCGCTGTACGACGCCACGTCGCAGCGGATCGAGATGCGTCTCAGGGCGACGCGCGCCATGCGGGTGGTGATCGGCGCACTCGGCATGGTGGTGGAGTTCAGGGCCGGTGAGGAGATGCGCACCGAGATCAGCGCCAAGTTCCACCGTTACCGGCTGGAGCGTGAGCTCACGCGCGCCGGGTTCGCCCTCGGCGCGTGGTACACCGACCCCGCCAAGGACTTCGCGCTCGTCCTCGCGCACGTGCCGGAGGACCCGGCACGACCCGGCACGGTCACCGAGCGCGGGCCGTCACGCACGCGGCGCGCCTGA
- a CDS encoding RES family NAD+ phosphorylase, translating to MPGTVPPPRYAGRPNRFLLPAGTPVWRVHHRAVRADRFTRPRAPGRAGGRFDGTVRTDPYRFYYASLDVSTALAEVLLRGLPFGADGRRSLPYDHVAERLASRLRTTRPLALISLVTGPDLAAVAQDDWLVRAEPHDYPRTRLWAHWMRRQAPWAQGLVWSSKRDEGKRVLMLFGDRVPGTVLGDPPVQAVDLGDAAGTRWVDTVLAPYRTFVASPQRGAVASAPLAVSGAPRA from the coding sequence ATGCCGGGTACGGTGCCGCCGCCGAGGTACGCGGGCCGGCCGAACCGGTTCCTGCTGCCCGCGGGTACCCCGGTGTGGCGGGTGCACCATCGCGCGGTCCGGGCCGACCGCTTCACCCGGCCCCGTGCTCCCGGCCGGGCCGGCGGGAGGTTCGACGGCACGGTGCGCACCGACCCGTACCGCTTCTACTACGCGAGCCTGGACGTCTCCACCGCGCTCGCCGAGGTCCTGCTGCGCGGGCTGCCGTTCGGCGCGGACGGACGCCGCTCCCTCCCCTACGACCATGTCGCCGAACGCCTGGCGAGCCGTCTGCGCACCACACGTCCCCTGGCGCTGATCTCCCTGGTCACCGGCCCCGACCTGGCCGCGGTCGCGCAGGACGACTGGCTGGTGCGCGCCGAGCCGCACGACTACCCGCGCACCCGTCTGTGGGCCCACTGGATGCGCAGGCAGGCGCCGTGGGCCCAGGGCCTGGTGTGGTCGTCCAAGCGGGACGAGGGCAAGCGGGTGCTGATGTTGTTCGGCGACCGGGTGCCGGGCACCGTGCTCGGCGACCCGCCGGTCCAGGCGGTCGACCTCGGCGACGCGGCCGGCACGCGGTGGGTCGACACGGTGCTCGCGCCGTACCGCACCTTCGTGGCGTCCCCGCAGCGAGGAGCCGTGGCGTCCGCTCCGCTCGCCGTGTCAGGCGCGCCGCGTGCGTGA
- the egtB gene encoding ergothioneine biosynthesis protein EgtB — translation MSGVKARIAAELVAGRGRSLRYTDVDDETLLRQHSPLMSPLVWDLAHVGNYEEQWVLRRAGGLAALRPDIDAMYDAFAHPRAERPALPLLPPAEARRYIAGVRDRTLDVLDHMDLSDPHPLRADGYVFGLVLQHEQQHAETMLATLQLSRLPGLVRDGALPSGRARGHDQVLVPAGPCEIGTSASAWAYDNERPAHQVDLPAFWIDRFPVTNEAYEEFVEHGGYDDPRWWTVDGWRWRCARRVAAPLFWIKDGGRWWRLRFGRHEPVPPREPVQHVSWYEADAYARWAGRRLPTEAEWEKACAFDPRTGQALRYPWGDGDPGPRQANLGHRASRPAPAGAFPAGASPCGAEQMIGDVWEWTASWFAPYPGFTGFPYREYSEVFFGRTHRVLRGGSWATHPAAVRATFRNWDLPVRRQIFAGFRCARDVTRDEL, via the coding sequence GTGAGCGGCGTCAAGGCGCGGATCGCCGCCGAGCTCGTCGCCGGCCGCGGCCGGTCGCTGCGCTACACCGACGTCGACGACGAGACGCTGCTGCGCCAGCACTCCCCGCTGATGTCGCCGCTGGTGTGGGACCTCGCGCACGTCGGCAACTACGAGGAGCAGTGGGTGCTGCGCCGGGCCGGCGGCCTCGCGGCCCTGCGTCCGGACATCGACGCGATGTACGACGCGTTCGCGCACCCGCGCGCCGAACGGCCCGCGTTGCCGCTGCTGCCGCCGGCCGAGGCGCGCCGCTACATCGCCGGGGTGCGCGACCGGACCCTCGACGTCCTCGACCACATGGACCTGTCCGACCCGCACCCGCTGCGCGCGGACGGCTACGTGTTCGGGCTGGTCCTGCAGCACGAGCAGCAGCACGCCGAGACGATGCTGGCCACGTTGCAGCTGTCGAGGCTGCCGGGCCTGGTGCGCGACGGCGCGCTGCCCTCGGGCCGCGCACGCGGACACGACCAGGTCCTGGTGCCGGCGGGGCCGTGCGAGATCGGCACCTCGGCGAGCGCGTGGGCCTACGACAACGAGCGGCCCGCGCACCAGGTGGACCTGCCGGCGTTCTGGATCGACAGGTTCCCTGTGACCAACGAGGCGTACGAGGAGTTCGTCGAGCACGGCGGGTACGACGACCCGCGCTGGTGGACCGTGGACGGCTGGCGGTGGCGGTGCGCGCGCCGGGTGGCGGCGCCGCTGTTCTGGATCAAGGACGGCGGCCGGTGGTGGCGGCTGCGGTTCGGCAGGCACGAACCGGTGCCGCCTCGGGAGCCGGTGCAGCACGTGAGCTGGTACGAGGCCGACGCCTACGCGCGGTGGGCCGGCCGCAGGCTGCCGACCGAGGCCGAGTGGGAGAAGGCCTGCGCGTTCGACCCCCGCACGGGACAGGCGCTGCGGTACCCGTGGGGGGACGGCGACCCGGGGCCACGGCAGGCCAACCTCGGCCACCGGGCCTCCCGGCCGGCCCCGGCCGGAGCCTTCCCCGCCGGCGCGAGCCCGTGCGGCGCCGAGCAGATGATCGGCGACGTGTGGGAGTGGACCGCCTCGTGGTTCGCGCCGTACCCGGGGTTCACCGGCTTCCCCTACCGCGAGTACAGCGAGGTGTTCTTCGGCCGCACGCACCGGGTGCTGCGCGGCGGCTCGTGGGCCACCCACCCGGCGGCGGTCCGCGCGACGTTCCGCAACTGGGACCTGCCGGTGCGGCGGCAGATCTTCGCGGGCTTCCGCTGCGCGCGCGACGTCACACGGGACGAGCTGTGA
- a CDS encoding glutamate-cysteine ligase family protein, with product MIGTENDDAPIRRMADVEDFARQCFQGTPGDRIGVELEFLVFDRSDPARQVAVEEIERALPPMPGGSTVTFEPGGQVELSGPPGDLPGAVCRMAADVTGMSEALDRAGLTVAGFGLDPLRRPVRQLHQERYEAMARLLGLPYGPLMMCLTASIQVNVDLGRRPAVRWRHANMFGPVLNAAFANSPLLRGRPCGWMSGRQAVWLHLDPTRTRPLPSDADPVATWAAYLAGARLMPGRERRRRPAPPRRTFGDWMRGPRLPRTAPTAADLAYHATTVFPPVRPRGWLEIRYLDALHPRWWPVCVAVTSALLLDDAAADTAAAYAEPLAGHWWQAAHAGLADRRLRGAAEGCFHAAIGALPSLGASPALVAEVEEYAARHVTPGLGPAAELLLRARDLGGPLPGRIFEAAAA from the coding sequence ATGATCGGTACGGAGAACGACGACGCGCCGATCCGCCGGATGGCGGACGTGGAGGACTTCGCGCGGCAGTGCTTCCAGGGGACGCCTGGCGACCGGATCGGCGTCGAGCTGGAGTTCCTGGTGTTCGACCGGTCGGACCCCGCCCGGCAGGTGGCCGTCGAGGAGATCGAGCGCGCGCTGCCGCCGATGCCGGGAGGCAGCACCGTGACGTTCGAGCCCGGCGGCCAGGTCGAACTGTCCGGCCCGCCGGGTGACCTGCCAGGCGCCGTCTGCCGTATGGCCGCCGACGTGACCGGGATGTCCGAGGCCCTGGACCGCGCGGGCCTGACGGTGGCCGGCTTCGGCCTGGACCCCCTGCGCCGTCCCGTCCGTCAGCTCCACCAGGAGCGGTACGAGGCGATGGCGCGGCTGCTCGGCCTGCCGTACGGGCCGCTGATGATGTGCCTGACCGCGTCCATCCAGGTCAACGTGGACCTCGGCCGCCGTCCCGCCGTCCGGTGGCGTCACGCCAACATGTTCGGCCCCGTGCTGAACGCCGCGTTCGCCAACTCGCCGCTGCTGCGCGGCCGGCCCTGCGGCTGGATGTCCGGCCGGCAGGCCGTGTGGCTGCACCTGGACCCGACCCGTACCCGTCCCCTGCCGTCCGACGCCGACCCGGTCGCCACCTGGGCCGCCTACCTGGCCGGCGCGCGCCTGATGCCGGGCCGCGAACGGCGCCGCCGTCCCGCGCCGCCGCGCCGCACGTTCGGCGACTGGATGCGCGGCCCCCGCCTGCCGCGCACTGCCCCCACCGCCGCCGACCTCGCCTACCACGCGACCACCGTCTTCCCTCCCGTCCGGCCGAGAGGCTGGCTGGAGATCCGCTACCTCGACGCGCTGCACCCGCGCTGGTGGCCCGTCTGTGTGGCGGTCACGTCGGCGCTGCTGCTCGACGACGCCGCGGCGGACACCGCCGCCGCGTACGCCGAGCCGCTGGCGGGACACTGGTGGCAGGCGGCGCACGCCGGTCTCGCCGACCGGCGGCTGCGCGGCGCGGCCGAGGGCTGCTTCCACGCCGCGATCGGCGCGCTCCCCTCACTCGGCGCCTCCCCCGCGCTGGTGGCGGAGGTGGAGGAGTACGCCGCGCGGCACGTGACCCCTGGTCTCGGCCCGGCGGCGGAGCTGCTGCTGCGCGCGCGGGACCTCGGCGGGCCGCTGCCGGGGCGGATCTTCGAGGCGGCCGCGGCGTGA
- a CDS encoding glycerophosphodiester phosphodiesterase, producing MVKRMLTVLAGALVLTVAGSAGVVSATARRGGHDGPGRHGRTAEPLVIAHRGASAIRPEHTLLAYEAAIGLGADYIEPDLVSTKDGVLVARHENEIGGTTDVAAHPEFADRRTTKTIDGVTITGWFTEDFTLAELRTLRAEERIPDLRPDNTAFDGLAPVPTFDEVVELAKRHGVGVYPETKHPTYFRSIGLPLEEPLLRTLSENGWDGPTAPVFVQSFETGNLKRLRPLTRLRLIQLINATGAPYDLVAAGDPRTYDDLVTPQGLRDIARYADGVGVATTRLIPAGPDGRLLEPTPLVRDAHRRNLLVHTWTVRPENSQLPLDHRAGNPASPVYPRATGDVTGWLERLYGLGVDGVFSDDPGIARAVRDHVSGG from the coding sequence ATGGTGAAGAGAATGCTCACGGTGCTCGCCGGAGCGCTCGTCCTGACCGTCGCGGGGTCGGCGGGAGTGGTGAGCGCGACGGCGCGGCGAGGCGGCCACGACGGACCGGGCAGGCACGGCCGCACCGCGGAACCACTGGTGATCGCTCATCGCGGCGCGAGCGCGATCCGGCCCGAGCACACGCTGCTCGCCTACGAGGCCGCGATCGGGCTCGGCGCCGACTACATCGAGCCCGACCTGGTGTCCACCAAGGACGGCGTGCTGGTCGCCAGGCACGAGAACGAGATCGGCGGGACCACCGACGTGGCCGCGCACCCCGAGTTCGCCGACCGCAGGACGACCAAGACGATCGACGGCGTGACGATCACCGGATGGTTCACCGAGGACTTCACGCTCGCCGAGCTGCGCACGCTGCGGGCCGAGGAACGCATCCCGGATCTGCGGCCGGACAACACCGCGTTCGACGGGCTCGCCCCGGTCCCGACGTTCGACGAGGTGGTCGAGCTGGCGAAGCGGCACGGCGTCGGGGTGTACCCCGAGACCAAGCACCCGACGTACTTCCGGTCGATCGGGCTGCCGCTGGAGGAGCCGCTGCTGCGCACGCTGAGCGAGAACGGCTGGGACGGGCCGACGGCGCCGGTGTTCGTCCAGTCGTTCGAGACCGGGAACCTCAAGCGGCTGCGTCCGCTGACAAGGCTGCGCCTGATCCAGTTGATCAACGCGACCGGCGCGCCGTACGACCTGGTGGCGGCCGGCGACCCGCGTACCTATGACGACCTGGTGACGCCACAGGGCCTGCGCGACATCGCGCGGTACGCCGACGGCGTCGGCGTGGCGACCACCCGCCTGATCCCGGCCGGCCCCGACGGCCGGCTGCTCGAACCCACACCACTGGTGCGCGACGCGCATCGCAGGAACCTGCTGGTGCACACCTGGACGGTGCGTCCGGAGAACTCCCAGCTCCCGCTCGACCACCGGGCCGGCAACCCGGCGAGCCCGGTCTACCCGCGCGCGACCGGCGACGTGACGGGCTGGCTCGAACGGCTGTACGGCCTCGGCGTCGACGGGGTGTTCTCCGACGACCCGGGGATCGCGCGCGCGGTCCGCGACCACGTGTCAGGCGGCTGA